A region of the Gammaproteobacteria bacterium genome:
TTCAGCATTTACCGTGGGCTTATTGCACGCTCTTTATGCGCTCCAGGGTAAAATGATCACTAAAAAACGCCTGGCACTCGAGGCGATCCATATCGAGCAAAACATGATTCGAGAGGCAGTTGGATCTCAAGATCAAGTAGCTTCTGCTTTCGGAGGCTTAAATAAAATTAATTTTTCCGCTCATGATAATATAGAAGTTAATCCAATCATCATCAGTACAGAAAAACTTAACCATTTACAAAGCTGCTTGATGCTGTTTTTTACTGGATTTGCACGATTTGCTGTGGAAATAGAACAAGATAAACTGCGCCAACTCGAACAAAAACGGGATGAGCTATTCAGAATACAAGCCTTAGTAGAAGACGCGATTCATATTCTGAATGGAAACATCTCAGGCTATTCTGATTTTGGTGGCTTGCTTCATGAAACATGGTTATTAAAAAAACGGCTTTCTCAAAAAGTATCAACCAACACCATTGACTTGATATATGATCAAGCGAGGCATTCTGGCGCGCTCGGTGGAAAGATTCTTGGTGCAGGAGGTGGTGGTTTTTTTCTTTTTTTTGTACATCCGAAAAATCGAGAAAAATTGCGTCAAGGACTTTCACGACTCCTACATGTGCCTTTTAGGTTCGATAGCCTGGGAAGTCAGGTAATCTATTTTACCGAAGAAAACTGTTGTCACTAGGCCCGTAAGGGCTGACAGCCGGGAAAGACCGGCGTTTTTACCGAACGGTTGTAAAACTGTCCCCTTATCCTCCCCGCCCTAAAGGGCGGGGTTTCTTGGGGACATTGATGAATAAAATTTTTTAGTCACCTCTTAATTTTGAAGCTGTATGAAAAATTTGAATTGGCAACCTAATTTTACCAAAGTCATGCTGGCCAATGGCATCATTCGCGATCACGAGATGACCATTATTGATGTAGGGGCTGCCGGTGGCTTTCAACCAATCTGGCAGATTTTTGGCAATGACCTACGGATTCTTGGCTTCGAGCCAAATGAAGCTCAATTCAAAAACTTAGTGCAATCGGAAAAAATTCGTTATTTCAACGTTGCCTTGGGACGATCCAGAG
Encoded here:
- a CDS encoding D-glycero-alpha-D-manno-heptose-7-phosphate kinase, whose product is MIITRTPFRISFLGGGTDFPDWYHKNNGAVLSTTIDKYCYVSLRKLPPFFDIKHKIVFFSKQEGFNEIGEIQHPSVRETYRFMDVREGLVMQHDGDLPSHSGLGSSSAFTVGLLHALYALQGKMITKKRLALEAIHIEQNMIREAVGSQDQVASAFGGLNKINFSAHDNIEVNPIIISTEKLNHLQSCLMLFFTGFARFAVEIEQDKLRQLEQKRDELFRIQALVEDAIHILNGNISGYSDFGGLLHETWLLKKRLSQKVSTNTIDLIYDQARHSGALGGKILGAGGGGFFLFFVHPKNREKLRQGLSRLLHVPFRFDSLGSQVIYFTEENCCH